Part of the Lolium rigidum isolate FL_2022 chromosome 6, APGP_CSIRO_Lrig_0.1, whole genome shotgun sequence genome, CCGCGGCATACAAAGCTCCTCGTGTGCGACCCCATCACCGGCAAGCGGTGCCGCGTGGCCGTTCCACAGGTGTTCAGGCAGTTCAGGCAGTCTAGAGGGTCGGTGCTCTGCGATGACCGCGCCCAGTGCCACGTGCACGGTGGCTGCCACTCCGGCCATTTCAAAGTGGTCTTGATGACGGAGTACACATTGGATTTTAGACCCACTGCCTGTATTTACTCCTCGAAAACTAGAACATGGGGCAAGATCATGTCAACAGCAGCTCCATCTGAGCTTCGTTATTATGGCTATGATTTTCCTGGCGTACTTATTGGTAATGCACTCTACTGGTTGCTGTCAGTTGGCATGGACAGGGACATGCTTGTGCTTGATCTGTATGAGCAGAGTCTGGCTGTGATCGCGTGGCCTCTCATTACATGTGAGTTCCAATCTGGGTACCGTCGGATTGTCGAGGCTGAGGATGGCGCTGTTGGGCTAGCCATATTGTCGTACCCCCGCTTTCGGATTTGGTAGAGGAATGCTAATTTCCATGGCGTTGCCACATGGGAGATATGGAAGACCATCGACATGAACAACATTCCTGGGATCCCGCGGAACGTGGCCCATTACGTTTTACTCGGATATTGCGAGGATACTGATGCATTTTTTATATCTTTGGAACGCAATGTATACATGGTTCAACTTAAGTCGATGCAATCCAGGAGAATTGATCATGGAACACAATATACCAATTGCTACCATCCTTTCGCAAGTTTCTACACACCAGGTGATTGCTCTTGCTCATCCTTAATTAGTGTTTACGTTTACGTTGTAGGAGTAACCAAATACAACACACTATGTTTCGTACATGTTTGCTCAAAACTGAATCCCCAAGATCACTTATGTTTCTAGCTTATTAGCCTGGGCATGTTTTCGTACCGTCTGCTTGACATCAATTCATACTGAAGGATGAGTTCACATAAGAAAAAATCCAGACATTTTTCAATATGGTAGTACCGACATTCTTTGCGTTTTGCATTAGCTGTGATTTTATTCTTCTATTCATAGTATCAAACGTGCGTTCTATAGTACCTGCGCAGTGAGTTTGTTATTTTTCTAAGTCATATTTATAGGTTCATCTGTGTAAtaaccactgttcaaaaaatcgtccgattcaacgattaatcgcccgattaatcccaattcagtggtcaccgattagccgataaactcatttatcgcccgattaactcatttatcgcccgattaatcggccgatttggctattaatcgctaatcggcagccgaccgagttgaccccgataagcgatttcctcaacattaCTAATAACCCACTGTTGCCTTCTCTTATTTTGTGTTTTCCTCGGTGCATTCATTAATTTTCTGACTGTATATGTACCAATCTTTTTTTAAGATCATGCGTCTACCAATCTGGTTATGAAGTTGAAAGCTTTACATCAATAGTCCATTTTTTGTCATAAACATCAGTCATAACTCACAACTCCACCCCAACAAATTACAGCGGCAAAAGACTTAATGGATTTTATTTAAAGTGTTACTCCTATGAGATATAGCCAGTAACGTGATCCGTTACAAAGCTCTTGTTTAAGTTACTGAGCTGATCTTGAGTTTGTGCACAAATCTTGTTCATAGACTATTGTATAGGTCTTATTCTTAGGTTCAGATTTTATCTGTATCAAGATACTAACAGATTGACGATTTGTTTTTCCAGAGGTGAATGAAAGGCTTCCGCAGTACTCTTCAAATTGGTCACGTCGCATCATAAGTTACCTGAAAGAACTTCTTGAATGCACGCCATGGCCTGCCTAAGTTTGCAATGCAACAAGATGCTTTCGAATACCTACTCCGGGAAATTTTAGATTCACAAGTAACAATTCAAGTTGAATTTTTGTCGTATCTTATGAATTCTTATAAGATTGTGCTCCTCAACTATTTTCTTCATTTTTAACTCCAATACTCAGTCTACTTCTCCCCTGTTTCTCCGCCTTGCCTGCAATTATTTAATTTACTAGAAGCGCACCCGTGTTAGCAatttccttggcaatcttttattcTCTGTGTTTTCAACAAGGAAAAAATAGTGCGCTATAACGAAATAACGTTGGTCTTAAAATACGCTATTACCGCCGACATagggcgctatttttttccatggtttTCACTAATCAAATCTGGCTCAAACTATTTTAGGCAATAATCCGTGGGACAACTGAATGCAGTATCTGTGGGAGCATTGCTAGAGTAGCTTAATGCCTCCGGGCACATACGCATAAAGAAGGCTGAGTATTTATTGGATTCACAGTAGCTCCCATAGCAGCAGTACTTGTAATAATCCTGCTGCTTCTGAAACACTGTACATGCGCTGTTGCAGCCTCCCGGTGCCTTAAGCTCACTTGGGCACTGTGACGTTATGTTGGCCGCACAGCGGGGCCCCTTGCTGCACCCAGGTCTTCCCTTGATCTGTATTGGCAGGAACTCCATAGGTACGTTGAAGCCCTGATAGAGGGAGATGTCGAAGAAACTATTGTTGTCATACTGGTTGAGCGAGAAGTCGGCAGATGTGAAGGGCGGTGTACCATCactcttgcaggcaagcaatccgCCACAGTCACCTGTCTGGCACGACCTGTTGCCTTTATGGTCGAATGAGCATCCCGTGCGTGCCCACACACGCCCTCTAGTGATGGTAGAGGATACGTTGAGCGTCCATGTCTTCCCTCAGTCCAGCAGCATGCCGCCGCCCATCGGCATAGCGGCTGGCCACACGGTGTAGGAGCATTGATTAGTGATGTTCATTGTGACGGAGTCGGAGTCTGCGCTGACGACTGGCAGGAGGATCAGAGCGAGAGGGAGGAGAAGGAGGTAGGAGGATATCCATACTTTCCAGTAGTGTTGTGTGGCAGCGGACTCCTCTTGGATGAAATGATAAAGGACGAACGGATGTCAAGATCAGTCTACTTGACAAATTTGTGCTGTGTTGAAATGTTCAAAGGTCTACGGTCAACGTCCGACATAACCCACTGCTGTCCTCCACCATAGATAGTTGCTTGGGAGGCCTGTTTTCCTTTTAGTTCATCTGAACTCTGGAGTGTGGAGGCCATAATAATCTATGGTGGAGATCACTCTGAAACGAGACAACGGGCACAGCGGCTCGCCACACGCTGTAGAAATATCGGTTGATGATGCTGAATGTGGTTTATAGCAGAAGAGGGACTCACCACTGCCATTTGTTCTGTAATTTTTGCTTGCATTCTTTTAACTTAAATCAGATTTGGACTTGCTATAGGACCTCCTGTAGCAGCTGACTGCTGACAGAACGGAAGAACTTCAGGAGGATGCTAGCTGCGACCTTCAGAACCGGGACTGACTGACTTGGTGCTAGTCATGGCTTGAACCAACTACTGAATCTTTGTAGGAAAATTGAGGTTCAATTTACTGTGGATTTTAaaaaggaaagaagaatgatTTTTCGAATGCTGATGAAAACTGTTGCACGCCGAAATTCATAGCCCTCTGATAAACTGTCTCCGTAGTTTGTTTTTCTGATGCTTGGATGAACGGATGTACTGCAAATTTTGTAATGATTCACTGTTGCTGCTTGTGAATTTTATGTGCATCTTGTGCAAGGATGCAGTGTTCTCTGTTCAATCGATGTTGGCACAGATGCCCCTCCAGTTGATGGCGGCAATTCTGGGGAAAGACGGGAAACATCCTCCAGTTGGCTGAGATAAACTAAACTCATAGACAAACTAATTTTGATCACGACCTTACGCCCAAAAGCTCACTCAGAATTCAGAACCGTAGCCGGCTCTTTCACGTGGACACGTCAAAACCAGCTCCAAAAGGCGGAGCACACCTCCTAAGTGAATACTGTCGGTGTTGCTGAAGGGGGTATATCTCCGGCTGCGCGTTCGGTTAATTTggttaattcggttcggtttaTACGGTTTGTCGGTAAATACGGTTTTAAtacttcggtaaatacggttttGTACGAAAATACGGTTTGGTTTCGGTAGTAACCATTCAACTTCGGttaggtttcggtaataaccaaattaaccaaagttgacgTGAATTTTGTAATAACACGTAATTTTATGTTCAATATTTTTAGTTTTGCATATGGTATAACTGAACTAAATCTACTGCAacaagacaaacaaagaagtggtTCAGTTTTcggcaaaatagaaaaaaaaagcagCAAAGCTAGTTTGGAACTTGCAACCTGTACGTTAAAATACTTAATATGCATGTTCAAACCAGTGTGACAGAACGATTTTCATTTAAGCATTGCACTTGGCGTCCTATAATAGTTATATGCATAGTTTGGTTGGGCGGGACATGCAATTCTGTGTCTAGATGACCAATGTTcggtttctttctttttttttttttttttttttgaaacgaggcaaaagctttgcctttcattaatataggagaaaagagttggcccgtttataaggaaaactggccgaaaaaccgttacaacacgacaccacacaccagccccgaggctgcgctccacacgggtcgacgaccaaccagatcgacaccacacctcaacgcaacaagcggaggcgaaagaccggagccaccgctccaactaccacgccgaccccaaggccgcgccccgcctggccgaagacgaacccgcctccgccgaaaCCACCAAAACCCTCCACAAGTCCCTCTGCCCGGTGgacgtccaaagcgaggccccaagaggcaaagcgacacaaaagcgccgcccacgcccgatcccgcgggatctagggtttcccccggagagcccgggCGGAGATCAAGAAACACCcacttcgacgacgccttcaagaaggatgcggcgcccacaggcgtcaccgtcgtcggtcctggccggccgccaagatagagctttcgcccagcgaagagtcccaagacctcgcgcccgcccaacaaggaccggcacaaaccACCACCTACTTCCACCGCATCGCAACCCCCAGAGAGCCGCCGAACGCACCCCGCCCCGCAGCTAGAAAACGCTCGTCTTCTAGCAGCAACCTCCTGGCCAACCTCTAGCCGCCGCCGCGTAGCAGGCTGCACACCCAGAAGCCAACGGAGCACCACCGAAGAGCACCGTGgacgccgccggaacgccacatagaggggacgccgaccaacaccaacacgAGCTCGAGGACGAACGCCGAAAGCCGTAGACATGAGCTCCCCGCACACCCGTAGCTGTCACCTTCGGTGGAAGGATGCAACACCCCAGTGGTGCCATTCATCTCCCGCAGACCTTGCCAGCGCGAAGCCCTGCCTCCACGGCCATCCGCACAGCACAGCTCCTCCACCCGGTGCGCTAGCATTCCTCCTTCCTCTTCCCCGCACTGAAACGAAGGATGCAACACCTGCAGCGGCGCCATTCGTCTCCAGAGGATGCAACACCCGTCGGTgccattcatctccggaggatgcaacccgcagcagcggcgccaaacatctccttccagccACCACCAGGTCACGAGCACCTCCATGAACTTGCAGGACGAGCCCGGCagaggcccagatcgggcccgagcGGACCCAGATCCGATCCGTGCGTGCAGCCGGAGCTGCCCAGCCGCCAGGCCATCCACCGGCGCCGCACACCGCGCGACCGCCCGTCTGCTCATCCACTGCTCCAGCACGCCGCGCATCACAGATCCTCCGCCCGCGACCCGCAGGAATCCACAGAATCCCCCGTCCGCCTCCTCCAAGCCAGCCGGGCCGGCCTCCTCACGACCAACCAAGCCggctgcctcctcctcctcctcgccgacaACCGCGCACGCCGACGAGGACCTCGGGCCGCCGCCCGGCTTCCGCATCTCCGGCCGCCAACGCCCCACACGCGCGACCTCCGCCTGCTGAGGGAACTCCGCCCCGCCACCTTCGGGAgaggggcccgccgccaccgcggctcaggccggcggcagcggcggcgggggggAGGCCAGGAACGGCGGCCTGGCGGCGCGGTCGCAAGGGTTCGCCCTCGCGTCGCCTGGGGAGCGACACGAGAGCCACTCGTTTTTTTCCCAAATGCCCCCAATTGTACAGCTTCAACTTCCAATGTTCGGTTTCATTCGGTTAAAATAACTGAATTTATAATGGTTATCTCTTTTGCTAACTGTAACCTAACTGAAAACTGAAAAAACCACAATTTTGGTTCCGGTTAGGTTTTCTTCGGTTCGGTTTTCAGTTTCAGTTCGGTTTTGCACAGCCGGAGGTATTATCGCCAACTTTGGACAAATCATCTACAAGAAGTCTCAAGAATGAATGGACCTAGATGGTGCAGTGTCTCCCAGGGATCAATGGTGTACATATTAGTTGGCGTTCGACAATATCTTGCGTGGTTGGTCAGACCATAGCACAGCCAGGCAATGTCCATGGGCCAGTTTCTTCCTGTGCGCCCGAATGGATCTGAAATACTAGTCGTACAGGAACAATGCGATGGTTAATCTATGAAAGATAAGCTGTTTCTTTGAAATACTTCACTACAGTCCGTGATTCCGTGCTAGTTTTCCACCGCGAGTAACAAAAATTAGAATCACAATCAGCCAAGATGGACCAGCTGCGAGACAGGATTCGATCTGTAAACGGCACAGCCAAATACTCAGCGCTACAAAATGTGTATAAGAAACAGCTAATTCACGCATGTTCACGAAGATGACAAGGCTTTTTGCCACCCTCGTTTGGACGTAATTCACGGAATTATAGTGAGTGAGACATGGTTAATGGTATGATAGCTAAGGCCAGTCAACAAGGCATGCAGGCCTCCAGCTACATGCTTCCAGGCAGCTGCCCACCGGTGTCAGCTTCAGCTTTGCCCCTAGGAGCTTCTTCCAGAGTGACGGTGATGGCCTCCAGATtccacagatctgaatgtggcaacAAACCGTAGAACGAACAAAAATGAGTGCCTAACAAATTTGCAGAAttagagaaaaaaaaaggagcCGATGCCTTATGAAATGTACTAGTGACACGGATCATCTGGGTATATTTGCAAACAATATTTCACGACCAAAATACATCAGTCAATTCAACGCAATGCCTACAAAATTCGATGCAATTCCTACAAAATCTGCGGAGACCACAGCTGTCCAGCTTAGCTCCACAGATAAGTATCCTAGCTAGCACCCACTGTTTACTTCTTCCGCTCTGTGAGCCTGTCACAGGAGCCTGACTCCAACTCCAATTTTTTGTTCATGTTAACCTATGCAAACACAGATGCCAGCCATGAGCGCCTCTTCTGCTCTCAACCTCctgcctctcctcctcctgctcctcgctGCCACCAGCTGTGAGGCCACCACGATAAACATCACCAACCGATGCTCCTACACCGTGTGGCCAGCCACCGTGCAAGTGGGCACTGGTGAAAGGGTCATTTCGGGGCATGGCTCCTATACCGCGATTCCAGCCGGTGTGGCTGTGCGCGTTGAGGGCAGTGAGCTCAAGTCAGGGCAGGTGTGGACACTGGATGTGCCCGCCAACGCTTCCAGCTGGCGCATCTGGGCGCGCACGGGCTGTTCTTTTAGCGGCAATGGCATAGGGTCGTGCCAAACAGGTGACTGCGGCGGTGCGCTCGCCTGCAAAATCTTAGGTAAGCCGCCAACCACGTTCGCCGAGTTCATGACTGGCAGCACACAAGATTCCTTCGAGATCTCACTTCTCGATGGCTTCAATGTGCCCATGGATTTCCTGCCAGTGCCGGTAAAGGGAGAGAACGAGTGCAGCAAGGGGCCACGGTGCGCGGCCGACATCACGTCACAGTGCCCAGAGGAGATAAAGGTGCCTGGGGGTTGCAACAACACATGCACCGGAACTGGGTCCAGCAATTGCACCTACTCGGGCTTTTTTAAGCGGATGTGCCCAGACGCACACACTCTCCCGGAAGATTCTGCTAAGTACGCTTGCCCAGCGGGCATGAACTACCAGGTCACCTTCTGTCCCCCAATCAATCTAGCAATTTCTCCTGCAGCTATGAGTCCTCCACCTACACCCACGCTCGAGACAACGCCTTCACTATCAAGTCCTCCGCTTGCTCCTATTGGGTCAAGAAGGACAAAGCGCAGAGTCACAAGCAGAGTTATCGCCATTCTAGCTAGTGTATGCAGCTTTATATTGGTCAGCATGTTGTTCACAATCACTTTCTATATATGTACACGAAGAGCACAATGGAAACAtcgggagatggaggaagaggaagagtttAGGGAGCTACAAGGAACACCAATGAGGTTTACATTTCAACAACTAAAGTTAGCAACTGAGCAATTCGCTGACAAGCTTGGGGAAGGAGGATTTGGGTCTGTTTTCAAGGGACAATTTGGGGAGGAAAGTATTGCAGTAAAACGTCTGGATCGAGCTGGCCAAGGAAAACGAGAATTTTCAGCAGAGGTTCATACAATCGGCAGCATCCATCACATCAATCTGGTGAGATTGAttggtttttgtgcagaaaaatcTCATAGGCTCTTGGTATATGAGTATATGCCAAAAGGATCATTGGACAGATGGATCTACCGCCGACATGACAATAATGCTCCTTCTCTGGATTGGAGCACACGATGCAAGATCATTACTCACATAGCTAAGGGCCTCTCTTATCTTCACGAGGATTGCACAAAAAGAATTGCTCATTTGGATGTTAAACCACAAAATATCCTCTTAGATGACAACTTCAATGCAAAACTTTCTGATTTTGGACTGTGCAAGCTCATTGATAGGGATATAAGCCAAGTGGTTACTAGAATGAGAGGCACACCTGGATATTTAGCACCTGAATGGTTGACATCACAAATAACAGAGAAGGCCGATATCTACAGCTTTGGTGTAGTGGTCATGGAAGTCATCAGCGGAAGAAAGAACATCGACACCTCCCGATCAGAAGAGAGCATCCATCTCATTACCCTATTGGAAGAAAAGGTGAAGTATGGTAACTTGGTAGATTTGATCGACAAGAACAGTAACGACATGCACACACACGAGCAGGATGTAATTCAGATGATGAAGCTCGCGATGTGGTGTTTGCAGATTGATTGCAAAAGAAGACCTAGGATGTCCGAGGTAGTCAAGGTCTTGGAAGGTAACATGAATACGGAGAGCAATATTGACCATAACTTTGTTGCAACAAATCAAGCTACTTTCGACACTGCCGGAAATGTGTCATCCTCAGTTCCACCTATAGCCTCACATGTATCAGGGCCCAGGTGAAACGAGACAATCCTCACAAGATAGATAATTAGATTATGAGCAGGCAATGTTCCAATGTAAAGAAAGAACGATAATTTGCCTGTTTTGTCAATATTTTGTCAAATTACTATAATCGAAAACCCTTTATCTTCAGTTATTGTCATTTTTATTGCTTTGTTCAGTTACGTATGATAGGAAAATCGATTAATTATATTGAAAACTTGAGACTAACAACATGTTTAGCAATGTTCCTACAAGAGCAGAGCAATGCAGACAATGAAATCAAGTTCATAAGTATAAATGAAAGCAtggttttctattttttttttttttggaaaggatGGTAGAACCTATTGTAGTAAGGGACCTGTTAAGTGGTAACTATATTGGAAAAGTTTCTATATTTGCACCAGTGCAAAGGTCCTCAGCTCCGCCTCTAGCCTCGGAATCCAGGACCCAAGTGAAATTAGACAGCCCCACATGATAGCCTCTTCCTCTTTGATTGTGAGCAAGAGATTCTCCTAAATAGAATAAAACCCCTGGTTTGTCGTAATTCCTGAAATTGCTGCAATCCAAAACCACCTATCTCGAGTTAATTTTACCTGCAGTATATTTCAAATATCACGAACATTCTTTGATCTACAAAAGATGAACTCAATTTTACTCCTTCGTTCAGTTTCTCACAGTAGCACAAATCAATCTTCTTCTgaagatcatagtggaaataggcAGCATGGTTTAAACATGCCGTAGCTACAATGAATTAGAGAAATGCACAGAACGAAAGCTAGGTAGTAAGTTTGAGGAATAACTAGTAAAAACTGATCAGTTAGTTAGCACAAGTTATTTAAAATCTGCGCCACAGTTGGTGACAGAAAATATTTACAGTTGGTGAACAAAAATATTTGGTTAGAACCCGTTGCTTGAGCGAGTGTTCATACGGGTCGAACCTTCGTCGACGAGGACACAGGGGGGATGAGACCGAAGGCGGCGGCGAGGTACTCCACGGCCTTGTCCGGAGGCCGGCGATCAGGGGCGGCGCGCCCACAGGCTGGGTGCGGTAGGAATATGTGAGACGGCGGAGAAGCGAGAGAGAGCCACCGGGGGCTGGCGGTCCAtatcgccgccacggccgcggcggAGGAAGCGCCGCCGGCAACTGCGACGGTGGAAGCGAGGAAGGAAAGGGCATGAGGCGGCCCGCCTACCCAGCCCACCGTACTGGGCTGTTGGAAGAGTGACATTTTCTGGCCctttttttcttaaaaaaaaaactcCCCCGCTGGCGGCATTGCTCCGTCCGCTTcgccgacggtggcggcggcggcggcctggagcTTCTTCCAAACGTTTCGCCTTGAGCGCGCCGCCACGTTGCCGCGCCCACAGTTCGCTTGACCTTGGGCTCGGGCTCCTACGGTACGCCGTCCCTCCTCCCTGTGCCCTAGCATCGTATCTGCCCACCGCACCCGACCTGAATGCCAGCCGGGGCACCCCGTCTAGGTCATTAGGTCATCGATCTCACATCCTGGCTCCTGCTGAAGTCGATTCTCGTGCGTACTGCTCCACTGCATATATTGGTGTTTTTCACCGGGTGTGTGTTGTCAGACCACACAGCTTTCTGTGCTAAAAGTCTCATTTCTATGGATTGAAAATGTACCAAAATCCTCAAACTGTCAGGGAAACAAACAAACTTCCGCATCAACTATCAATAGTATTGGTTACCACGAGTGATGAAAAGAGAGCAAAAAGAATCCAATACATGAAGCGCTTTATTGTTCTGTTGTGATGAAGTTAGGTTCGATCCATGTTTTCCCCCTTTTGAGGGAAACTGACCcatcattccccccccccccccccccctttcctcTCTCCTTCCGTCCGCTCCG contains:
- the LOC124665060 gene encoding G-type lectin S-receptor-like serine/threonine-protein kinase SD2-5, with translation MQTQMPAMSASSALNLLPLLLLLLAATSCEATTINITNRCSYTVWPATVQVGTGERLKSGQVWTLDVPANASSWRIWARTGCSFSGNGIGSCQTGDCGGALACKILGKPPTTFAEFMTGSTQDSFEISLLDGFNVPMDFLPVPVKGENECSKGPRCAADITSQCPEEIKVPGGCNNTCTGTGSSNCTYSGFFKRMCPDAHTLPEDSAKYACPAGMNYQVTFCPPINLAISPAAMSPPPTPTLETTPSLSSPPLAPIGSRRTKRRVTSRVIAILASVCSFILVSMLFTITFYICTRRAQWKHREMEEEEEFRELQGTPMRFTFQQLKLATEQFADKLGEGGFGSVFKGQFGEESIAVKRLDRAGQGKREFSAEVHTIGSIHHINLVRLIGFCAEKSHRLLVYEYMPKGSLDRWIYRRHDNNAPSLDWSTRCKIITHIAKGLSYLHEDCTKRIAHLDVKPQNILLDDNFNAKLSDFGLCKLIDRDISQVVTRMRGTPGYLAPEWLTSQITEKADIYSFGVVVMEVISGRKNIDTSRSEESIHLITLLEEKVKYGNLVDLIDKNSNDMHTHEQDVIQMMKLAMWCLQIDCKRRPRMSEVVKVLEGNMNTESNIDHNFVATNQATFDTAGNVSSSVPPIASHVSGPR